Proteins from a genomic interval of Treponema succinifaciens DSM 2489:
- a CDS encoding RCC1 domain-containing protein: MKRKLIMFILATIFIAVSISRASKIDRMQKIVDVAIGKYHTLCLFEDGRILAFGDNENGELGLGEFFLGERYVSPFYIQAPIKFVSIASGYFHSLAVSEDGTLWGWGDNSSCQLINSERNFSKSCTESEYNIPVIIDSEKDWRKVFADGFDSFGLKKDGTLWRISDMCQIENPKGRKWKNVIVQADGGGDDYKLYVMLEDKNGEIFTYGTCNEERNMLSCFSVWSSKKDGLKILLPLETPPEISDLWMNDFSGVFRKRNEIHIWGMIATEENEIKEKFKSMFSDIRKSEEIFADWMFKSKKKVKIKKIKKIISGNFMWSFACIGGAEFNYSYTACLRNDGKLIVWSNGKTYTSDSSLKIRDIWGNNGIFAQAKDGKIYVTGYNLFNRLGVDKSQEEFLFLELFDF; the protein is encoded by the coding sequence ATGAAAAGGAAGCTAATTATGTTTATTCTAGCTACCATCTTTATTGCTGTCTCAATTTCGAGAGCATCGAAAATAGATAGAATGCAAAAAATAGTTGATGTTGCTATTGGTAAATACCATACGCTATGCTTGTTTGAGGATGGCAGAATTCTTGCATTTGGAGACAATGAAAATGGAGAACTTGGTCTAGGTGAGTTTTTTTTAGGAGAAAGATACGTTTCTCCTTTTTATATACAAGCCCCAATAAAGTTTGTGTCAATAGCATCTGGTTATTTCCACAGCCTTGCAGTTTCAGAAGATGGAACTTTATGGGGTTGGGGAGACAACAGCAGCTGTCAATTAATAAATTCAGAAAGAAATTTTTCTAAATCATGTACTGAATCTGAATACAACATTCCAGTCATAATAGACAGTGAAAAAGATTGGAGAAAGGTATTTGCAGACGGGTTCGATTCGTTTGGATTAAAGAAGGACGGCACTTTGTGGAGAATTTCAGACATGTGTCAAATAGAAAATCCAAAAGGTCGTAAATGGAAAAATGTAATCGTTCAGGCAGATGGCGGTGGAGATGACTATAAATTGTATGTAATGCTAGAAGACAAGAATGGTGAAATATTTACATACGGGACATGTAATGAAGAAAGAAATATGCTTTCCTGTTTCTCGGTATGGAGTAGTAAAAAAGACGGCTTGAAGATTCTTTTGCCTCTTGAAACACCTCCGGAAATTTCAGATCTATGGATGAATGATTTTTCTGGTGTATTTAGAAAGAGAAATGAAATTCATATTTGGGGTATGATTGCAACAGAAGAAAATGAAATAAAAGAAAAATTTAAATCTATGTTTTCAGATATTAGAAAATCCGAAGAAATCTTTGCAGATTGGATGTTTAAGAGTAAAAAGAAGGTAAAAATAAAAAAAATAAAAAAAATAATATCAGGAAATTTTATGTGGAGTTTTGCTTGTATAGGCGGTGCAGAATTTAATTATTCCTATACTGCATGCCTTCGAAATGACGGAAAATTGATTGTCTGGTCAAATGGCAAGACTTATACTAGCGATTCTTCTCTTAAAATACGGGATATTTGGGGAAACAATGGAATTTTTGCTCAAGCGAAAGATGGCAAAATTTATGTAACGGGCTACAATTTATTTAACAGATTGGGAGTTGATAAATCTCAAGAAGAGTTTCTTTTTCTTGAGCTATTTGATTTTTAA
- a CDS encoding prealbumin-like fold domain-containing protein, whose product MEVARSVLLVRSLQFQSCEAKTEGNCRIRPGNRLTVKYLGKHSDGEYLVYSVEHSLSAQDGYFTTCHLKRNFCGVSNNRSISAIDRERIDRQSSNAQEETAAATSASGNQTESQNDTEESNAEEKSPKISNPHWEDENGKTLTKALIGDEVFLCADVTDIADGATATIRIVEKDNDGNDDDLTVLTDKVQDGKIRCDWKVVYMEDNDDTESQKEMEEKGYTLPEYAFTVECDGVESDESPQLDVMGWIKTQFRDRRTGKLIANRKYTIYLSDDTIKKGTTDSDGFVYEKDLKHGEYYIEFGE is encoded by the coding sequence ATGGAAGTGGCAAGGAGCGTTCTTCTGGTCAGGTCATTGCAGTTCCAGAGCTGCGAGGCAAAGACGGAAGGAAACTGCCGCATAAGGCCGGGCAACCGCCTCACGGTGAAATACCTTGGAAAGCACAGCGACGGCGAGTATCTTGTCTACTCTGTCGAGCATAGCCTCAGCGCACAGGACGGATACTTCACAACGTGCCATCTTAAAAGGAACTTCTGCGGAGTAAGCAACAACAGAAGCATCAGCGCAATCGACAGGGAGCGGATAGACAGACAGAGCTCAAATGCACAGGAAGAGACCGCAGCGGCAACCTCTGCAAGTGGAAACCAGACAGAAAGTCAGAACGACACAGAAGAAAGCAACGCAGAAGAAAAGAGCCCGAAAATTTCAAACCCGCACTGGGAAGATGAAAACGGCAAAACACTTACAAAAGCCCTGATCGGCGATGAAGTCTTCCTTTGCGCCGATGTAACGGACATTGCCGACGGAGCGACAGCAACAATCAGAATCGTTGAGAAGGACAACGACGGAAATGACGATGATTTAACAGTTCTCACCGACAAAGTACAGGACGGAAAAATTCGTTGTGATTGGAAAGTCGTTTACATGGAGGACAACGACGACACCGAAAGCCAGAAAGAGATGGAAGAAAAAGGCTACACTCTGCCCGAATATGCGTTTACTGTTGAGTGCGATGGAGTGGAAAGTGATGAAAGCCCACAGCTGGATGTAATGGGGTGGATTAAGACACAATTTAGGGATAGAAGAACTGGGAAGCTGATAGCCAATAGAAAATATACGATTTATCTATCAGATGACACAATAAAAAAAGGTACTACCGATTCAGATGGCTTTGTCTATGAAAAAGATTTGAAGCATGGTGAATACTATATAGAATTTGGAGAATAG